The following coding sequences lie in one Deltaproteobacteria bacterium IMCC39524 genomic window:
- a CDS encoding single-stranded DNA-binding protein yields the protein MSVNKAILVGNLGKDPELRYTPSGTAVCTFSLATTERFKNKQGEQQDKTEWHNIVVWAGLAEICGKYLTKGKQVYIEGRIQNRSYDDRDGNKRYISEIVANEMQMLSRAGDQGGGSGGGGGRPTTPAENFSSAPQEPPFNPDDDIPF from the coding sequence ATGTCAGTCAACAAGGCCATTTTAGTCGGTAATCTAGGGAAAGATCCTGAACTTCGTTATACGCCGTCAGGCACGGCAGTCTGTACCTTCTCCCTGGCAACAACCGAACGTTTTAAAAACAAGCAGGGAGAGCAACAGGACAAAACCGAGTGGCACAATATCGTTGTCTGGGCTGGTCTTGCGGAAATTTGTGGTAAGTATCTGACCAAGGGCAAGCAGGTTTATATTGAAGGACGTATCCAAAACCGATCCTACGACGACCGCGATGGTAATAAGCGCTACATCTCCGAAATTGTGGCAAACGAAATGCAGATGCTCAGTCGTGCCGGAGACCAGGGCGGCGGTAGTGGAGGGGGCGGTGGTCGTCCGACCACTCCGGCGGAGAATTTTTCATCTGCTCCACAGGAACCACCTTTCAACCCCGATGATGATATTCCGTTCTAA
- a CDS encoding response regulator transcription factor — MRILIIEDQPEILQNIADFLELKGYFVDCAYDGLGGMHLAVTQSFDLIILDLMLPGMDGITLCQRLRQDARVDTPIIMLTARDSVDDKLSGFQAGADDYLVKPFSLPELHARVEAILRRGQTSQRNLLTIGDLSYDMNSLEVTRQGTSLKLSPIGLKILEILMKKSPHVVKREALEELLWGEDLPGSDSLRSHVHTLRQTIDKPFESPLLHTVHGIGYCLKAQSDGI, encoded by the coding sequence ATGCGCATACTGATCATAGAGGATCAACCAGAAATTCTTCAGAACATCGCCGACTTCCTGGAGCTAAAAGGCTACTTTGTCGACTGCGCCTACGACGGTCTGGGTGGCATGCACCTGGCGGTGACACAATCCTTTGATTTGATCATCCTCGACCTAATGCTGCCAGGCATGGATGGCATCACCCTTTGCCAGAGACTGCGTCAGGACGCCAGAGTCGACACACCGATCATTATGCTCACGGCTAGAGACAGTGTCGATGACAAGCTCTCCGGTTTTCAGGCCGGCGCTGACGATTATCTGGTCAAACCTTTTTCATTGCCCGAGCTGCATGCCAGGGTCGAAGCTATCTTACGCCGCGGCCAGACCAGCCAAAGAAACCTGTTAACGATCGGTGACCTGAGCTACGACATGAACAGCCTGGAAGTAACCCGCCAGGGGACGAGCCTCAAGCTCAGCCCAATCGGCCTTAAAATACTGGAAATATTAATGAAAAAAAGCCCTCACGTGGTCAAGAGGGAGGCCCTTGAAGAGCTCCTTTGGGGAGAAGACCTGCCGGGCAGCGACAGCTTACGCAGCCACGTCCACACCCTTCGCCAGACCATCGACAAACCCTTTGAATCCCCCTTGCTGCACACAGTGCATGGCATCGGCTATTGCCTGAAAGCTCAATCAGATGGAATTTAA
- a CDS encoding HAMP domain-containing sensor histidine kinase has product MEFKSPLSQRILISFILLTTVVSGLFSFGIMAAINLVKEDLVTAEFNRKFPDILVDYERGKTPDLDLGTQFYSGTEGLPYYLQDLEPGFNEVKSEQSSFHVLMRKEQERPFYLVREQTNSGQHENLLQITVIAGFFLSVIASLILGIMMIRRIIAPVKRLTDQVHNREKLLLDAPPLSSGYTNDEVGRLAQAFDRTIGMLQESLLRESLFTSDVSHELRTPLMVIKSSCELLIAKDQLDDYTRQRIDTINKATREIQELVDAFLTLARGKDTEQESASLTNVIHRALHEWQQQAGEKGLTFSLEEGESGQERLDGLFPAPLLRTVLNNLIFNAIHHTQTGGVTLTVQAKGFSVSDTGCGISESEKQAVFKPFYRGESHSRKGLGLGLSLVQRICQREGWDISISDNQPTGSCFTVSLKK; this is encoded by the coding sequence ATGGAATTTAAATCGCCCCTTTCGCAAAGGATTTTGATTTCTTTCATTCTCCTGACAACAGTGGTCAGCGGGCTCTTCAGCTTCGGTATCATGGCCGCGATCAACCTTGTTAAAGAAGACCTCGTCACCGCTGAGTTTAATCGAAAGTTTCCGGACATTCTGGTCGACTACGAACGTGGAAAGACACCAGACCTGGACCTTGGGACCCAGTTCTACAGTGGCACGGAAGGCCTGCCCTATTACCTGCAGGACCTGGAGCCTGGCTTCAACGAGGTGAAAAGTGAACAGAGCTCTTTTCATGTCCTGATGCGCAAAGAACAGGAAAGGCCTTTCTATCTTGTCCGGGAGCAGACGAATTCAGGGCAACATGAAAACCTCCTGCAAATCACTGTCATTGCAGGTTTCTTCCTCAGTGTCATCGCCTCGTTGATTCTCGGCATCATGATGATCAGGCGAATCATCGCCCCGGTCAAAAGGCTAACCGATCAGGTCCATAACCGTGAGAAGCTCCTACTTGATGCACCGCCCCTTTCTTCCGGATACACAAATGATGAGGTGGGCCGGCTGGCGCAAGCTTTCGACAGAACCATCGGCATGCTGCAGGAATCTCTACTGCGGGAGAGTCTCTTCACCAGCGATGTCAGCCACGAGCTCCGCACCCCCTTGATGGTCATAAAAAGTTCCTGTGAACTGCTCATCGCAAAAGATCAGCTTGATGACTACACTCGCCAACGCATTGATACGATCAACAAGGCGACCAGGGAGATTCAGGAATTGGTCGACGCTTTTCTGACCCTGGCCCGTGGCAAAGACACCGAGCAGGAATCAGCTTCGCTGACCAATGTCATTCACAGGGCCCTGCACGAGTGGCAACAGCAAGCAGGAGAGAAAGGGCTCACCTTCTCCCTGGAAGAAGGCGAGTCAGGTCAAGAAAGGTTGGACGGTCTGTTTCCCGCCCCCCTGCTGAGGACGGTTCTTAACAACCTGATATTTAATGCAATCCATCACACCCAAACAGGGGGCGTCACCCTGACCGTTCAGGCGAAAGGGTTTTCAGTCAGCGATACAGGCTGTGGCATTTCGGAGTCCGAGAAGCAAGCCGTATTCAAGCCATTTTACCGCGGTGAATCACACAGCAGAAAAGGGCTCGGTCTTGGTTTGTCACTTGTTCAGCGTATCTGCCAACGAGAAGGCTGGGATATTTCTATAAGCGACAACCAACCGACCGGCTCCTGCTTCACCGTTTCTCTCAAAAAATAA
- a CDS encoding ChbG/HpnK family deacetylase, which yields MISLIINADDLGCNALRDRGILEAQQKGIVTSASILANGSSFNTAIKQVKHSKLPVGVHLNLADGRALTGPIKGLTDSSGNLPGKKELRRQLTANCFDPEEIRKELKAQVQRILEAGVQPDHLDGHQHCQLFPCLTTMVTELAREYGIPAMRSALPADISLKDPSDPLGKELALYCQLGHKAKEIIMTAGLLAPDGLMGMPLLNQLDQTRLYHVLENIPEGFWELMVHPGYSCDSGNPFDGPQREVELLALLSPEAKQIIARRHIRLCHFGDLSCAS from the coding sequence ATGATTTCTTTGATTATCAATGCTGATGACCTTGGCTGCAACGCATTGCGCGACCGTGGCATCCTGGAAGCGCAGCAAAAAGGGATAGTGACCAGCGCCTCAATACTGGCCAATGGCTCATCTTTCAACACGGCAATAAAACAGGTAAAGCACTCTAAACTTCCGGTTGGAGTCCACCTGAACCTCGCAGACGGAAGAGCTCTGACCGGACCGATCAAAGGCCTCACAGATAGTTCCGGCAACTTGCCAGGAAAAAAGGAACTGCGGCGACAGTTGACTGCCAACTGTTTTGACCCTGAAGAGATCCGCAAAGAGCTCAAGGCCCAGGTTCAGCGCATTCTTGAAGCAGGTGTACAACCAGACCACCTCGATGGTCACCAGCACTGCCAGCTGTTTCCTTGCCTGACAACAATGGTCACGGAGCTCGCTCGCGAATACGGTATCCCCGCCATGCGCTCAGCCTTGCCGGCAGACATCAGTCTTAAAGATCCGAGCGACCCCCTGGGCAAGGAGTTGGCCCTCTACTGTCAGCTTGGTCATAAAGCCAAGGAGATCATAATGACTGCGGGCCTACTAGCACCGGACGGCCTCATGGGCATGCCTTTACTCAATCAACTCGACCAGACCAGGCTCTATCATGTTCTTGAAAATATCCCTGAAGGCTTCTGGGAACTCATGGTTCACCCTGGCTACAGCTGTGACTCGGGCAATCCTTTTGATGGCCCTCAACGTGAAGTTGAGCTTCTGGCTCTACTCTCCCCGGAAGCGAAACAGATCATTGCACGCCGCCATATCCGGTTGTGTCATTTTGGAGATTTATCATGCGCATCCTGA
- a CDS encoding glycosyltransferase gives MRILIVVPEQDRISGNWVTATRFQQGLRAHGQQVVLEETGLRPEPRFLERIQAFAPDVTILLHAYRTGKPWLEATADRRLPTVVLLTGTDINHGLENPLQQDVINTILRQAELVLLQNPLLAKAFSSSHPELSVNLRELPPGISLGKEEYLLRDRHQLAKDATLFLCPAGLRAVKGPLELLELFDQVITHSSDVLLAFCGPIIEEEYSQRFLSALEARPWAHYLGAIPTQAMASAMREADVVVNNSQTEGLANSLLEAATLGVPILAHKIPGNVAIVQHETNGLLYTSQEEFVVYSRQLLNRKRRQQLSSPEPGRYDPDNEASALLRFLQQAVQSGEK, from the coding sequence ATGCGCATCCTGATTGTTGTACCAGAACAGGATCGTATCAGCGGCAACTGGGTGACCGCCACGCGTTTTCAGCAAGGCCTGCGCGCTCACGGCCAGCAGGTTGTCTTAGAGGAGACCGGCCTGCGACCGGAACCGCGCTTTCTGGAACGCATTCAGGCCTTTGCCCCCGACGTCACCATCCTGCTACACGCCTACCGTACCGGAAAGCCGTGGCTGGAAGCGACAGCCGACCGCAGGCTGCCAACGGTAGTCTTACTTACCGGCACAGACATTAATCACGGCCTTGAGAACCCGTTGCAGCAAGACGTCATCAATACGATTCTGCGTCAAGCGGAACTCGTCCTGCTTCAGAACCCACTACTTGCAAAAGCCTTCTCTTCAAGTCACCCTGAGCTCAGCGTAAATCTGAGAGAGCTTCCACCAGGGATCAGCTTGGGCAAGGAGGAATATCTCCTGCGCGACAGGCATCAACTCGCAAAAGATGCGACACTTTTCCTTTGCCCGGCGGGACTGCGCGCTGTGAAAGGGCCTTTGGAGCTACTTGAACTGTTTGATCAGGTCATCACACACAGTTCAGACGTCCTGCTTGCCTTCTGCGGGCCCATCATTGAAGAGGAGTACAGCCAACGTTTCCTGTCAGCACTTGAGGCACGACCTTGGGCTCACTACCTTGGCGCTATTCCCACCCAAGCGATGGCAAGCGCCATGCGCGAGGCCGATGTCGTTGTCAACAACTCTCAAACCGAAGGTCTCGCAAACAGCCTTTTGGAGGCCGCAACACTTGGTGTTCCGATCCTGGCGCACAAGATTCCCGGCAATGTCGCGATCGTACAACACGAAACCAACGGGCTGCTCTATACCAGCCAGGAGGAATTCGTGGTTTACAGCAGACAGCTGCTCAACAGAAAAAGGCGTCAACAATTATCCTCTCCAGAGCCAGGTCGTTACGACCCGGACAACGAAGCCTCGGCCCTTCTGAGGTTCCTTCAACAAGCAGTGCAGAGTGGAGAGAAGTAA